Proteins from a single region of Trichoplusia ni isolate ovarian cell line Hi5 chromosome 3, tn1, whole genome shotgun sequence:
- the LOC113492213 gene encoding uncharacterized protein LOC113492213: MWIKFIILYIFAVTGSLSSFDLRGAINGNRMGSVPLGLTLSTGELDVQGICTRAGVACQNCSLAVSCVPLPVGWLKVPLEECSEGFTCNAHLGKCSKKAVPECSSAAVEFEHTCEQVGIFPDAYDCRKFHLCSPPDGLPDGRPADHREALCPRHYGYNPHTAQCSIRLENSQCTKTPVPKCKTVGQHGVLSLSNNHYYVCLNKEGVLHPQIFICPHGWYFWNDFCQPEPEKKQNKSQETKKATEEEGNDENDSEEGSTEKSDEVTTTVKPTTSRIDSFFSTEKATTNAPDTFLADKFDLSHYETSDDTQPNNDEFVNSFENSVEFW; the protein is encoded by the exons atgtggataaaatttattattttatatatttttgctgtAACTGGTTCT CTTTCGTCATTCGACCTCAGAGGAGCGATCAATGGCAACCGCATGGGGAGCGTGCCTTTGGGCCTGACCCTCAGCACTGGCGAGCTCGACGTCCAGGGTATCTGCACGCGCGCCGGCGTCGCCTGCCAGAACTGCAGTCTGGCTGTCTCCTGCGTGCCTCTGCCTGTTGGCTGGTTGAAG GTCCCTCTTGAAGAATGTTCAGAAGGTTTCACGTGTAACGCGCATCTCGGCAAGTGCTCGAAGAAAGCAGTGCCTGAATGTAGTAGCGCGGCTGTGGAGTTTGAGCATACTTGTGAACAG GTGGGAATATTCCCAGATGCTTACGACTGCAGGAAGTTCCATCTCTGCTCACCCCCTGATGGCTTGCCTGATGGTAGACCTGCAGACCACAGAGAAGCTCTGTGTCCAAGACATTATGGATACAATCCCCACACTGCGCAATGCTCG ATAAGACTGGAAAACAGCCAATGCACAAAAACGCCAGTCCCCAAGTGCAAAACCGTCGGCCAACATGGCGTCCTATCGCTCAGCAACAACCATTACTACGTCTGTTTAAACAAAGAGGGAGTGTTGCACCCTCAGATCTTTATCTGTCCTCATGGCTGGTATTTCTGGAACGATTTCTGCCAACCGGAGCCAGAAAAGAAGCAGAACAAAAGTCAAGAGACCAAGAAAGCCACTGAAGAAGAAGGCAATGATGAAAATGATTCTGAAGAAGGTAGCACCGAAAAAAGTGATGAAGTGACTACGACAGTAAAACCAACAACTTCTAGAATAGACAGTTTCTTCTCCACGGAGAAGGCTACAACTAATGCCCCTGATACATTCCTAGCTGATAAATTTGATCTGTCTCACTATGAAACATCCGATGATACACAACCAAATAATGATGAATTCGTTAATTCTTTTGAGAATAGCGTCGAATTTTGgtaa